One region of Ictalurus furcatus strain D&B chromosome 17, Billie_1.0, whole genome shotgun sequence genomic DNA includes:
- the LOC128621531 gene encoding uncharacterized protein LOC128621531 isoform X1: MFNTSEDVQHSVCSCGGISNLLHQTQRSDPHKSKVMETVRKNKVFLIDTLSTDASIVLQHVQSDSIITKRDYNNLNHPNHTPEKIIINLLDTVMNRGDETCQKFLKLLEKEDLQENFPQLKKLFTPDQTSAERERGPAMPHVKKQSKGAEFVDRHRDTLIQRVSSVMEIADRLLTKNMISNEMYSTVSAAATPQDKMRTLYRSLNSGAVKEEVYQILKEKQPYLMEDLEG, translated from the exons TGTGCAGCTGCGGAGGAATATCCAATCTTCTACATCAGACACAGAGATCAGATCCACACAAGTCTAAAG TCATGGAGACTGTGCGTAAGAACAAGGTCTTTCTCATCGACACTCTGTCCACTGATGCCAGCATCGTTTTACAGCACGTCCAGAGCGACAGCATCATCACCAAGCGTGACTACAACAATCTTAACCATCCCAATCACACACCGGAGAAGATCATCATTAACCTTCTGGATACTGTGATGAACAGGGGTGATGAGACCTGTCAGAAATTTCTGAAGCTGTTGGAGAAAGAAGACCTTCAGGAGAATTTCCCTCAGCTGAAGAAGCTCTTCACACCTGATCAAAcatcagcagagagagaga gagGTCCAGCCATGCCACATGTGAAAAAACAGAGCAAAG GTGCTGAGTTTGTGGATAGACACAGAGATACGCTCATACAGAGAGTTTCTTCAGTAATGGAGATAGCAGATCGTCTCCTAACCAAGAACATGATTAGTaatgaaatgtacagtacagtcaGTGCAGCAGCTACGCCGCAGGACAAAATGAGGACCTTGTACAGATCTCTCAACTCCGGAGCTGTGAAAGAAGAAGTTTATCAAATCCTGAAGGAGAAGCAACCTTATTTAATGGAGGATCTAGAGGGTTAA
- the LOC128621531 gene encoding uncharacterized protein LOC128621531 isoform X2 encodes METVRKNKVFLIDTLSTDASIVLQHVQSDSIITKRDYNNLNHPNHTPEKIIINLLDTVMNRGDETCQKFLKLLEKEDLQENFPQLKKLFTPDQTSAERERGPAMPHVKKQSKGAEFVDRHRDTLIQRVSSVMEIADRLLTKNMISNEMYSTVSAAATPQDKMRTLYRSLNSGAVKEEVYQILKEKQPYLMEDLEG; translated from the exons ATGGAGACTGTGCGTAAGAACAAGGTCTTTCTCATCGACACTCTGTCCACTGATGCCAGCATCGTTTTACAGCACGTCCAGAGCGACAGCATCATCACCAAGCGTGACTACAACAATCTTAACCATCCCAATCACACACCGGAGAAGATCATCATTAACCTTCTGGATACTGTGATGAACAGGGGTGATGAGACCTGTCAGAAATTTCTGAAGCTGTTGGAGAAAGAAGACCTTCAGGAGAATTTCCCTCAGCTGAAGAAGCTCTTCACACCTGATCAAAcatcagcagagagagaga gagGTCCAGCCATGCCACATGTGAAAAAACAGAGCAAAG GTGCTGAGTTTGTGGATAGACACAGAGATACGCTCATACAGAGAGTTTCTTCAGTAATGGAGATAGCAGATCGTCTCCTAACCAAGAACATGATTAGTaatgaaatgtacagtacagtcaGTGCAGCAGCTACGCCGCAGGACAAAATGAGGACCTTGTACAGATCTCTCAACTCCGGAGCTGTGAAAGAAGAAGTTTATCAAATCCTGAAGGAGAAGCAACCTTATTTAATGGAGGATCTAGAGGGTTAA
- the rps8a gene encoding 40S ribosomal protein S8, with protein sequence MGISRDNWHKRRKTGGKRKPVHKKRKYELGRPPSNTKLGPKRIHTVRVRGGNKKYRALRLDVGNFSWGSECCTRKTRIIDVVYNASNNELVRTKTLVKNCVILVDSAPFRQWYESHYALPLGRKKGAKLTPEEEDILNKKRSKKVQKKFDKRRKNSKISPLLDEQFQQGKLLACLSSRPGQCGRADGYVLEGKELEFYLRKIKAKKGK encoded by the exons ATGG gtaTCTCAAGGGACAACTGGCACAAACGCCGTAAGACCGGTGGCAAACGCAAACCCGTCCACAAGAAGAGGAAGTATGAGCTCGGACGGCCTCCATCAAACACAAag CTCGGCCCAAAGCGCATCCACACGGTGAGGGTCCGCGGTGGGAATAAAAAATACCGTGCACTCCGGCTCGACGTGGGCAACTTCTCCTGGGGCTcagagt GCTGCACCCGTAAGACCAGGATCATCGATGTGGTCTACAACGCCTCTAATAACGAGCTGGTCAGGACCAAAACCCTGGTGAAGAACTGTGTGATCCTGGTGGACAGCGCCCCCTTCAGGCAGTGGTATGAGTCTCACTATGCCCTGCCTCTGGGACGCAAGAAGGGCGCCAAATTG ACCCCTGAGGAGGAGGACATCCTGAACAAGAAGAGGTCGAAGAAGGTGCAGAAGAAGTTTGACAAGCGCAGAAAGAACAGTAAGATCAGTCCTCTGTTGGATGAGCAGTTCCAGCAGGGCAAGCTGCTCG CATGCCTTTCTTCCAGACCGGGACAGTGTGGTAGAGCTGATGGCTATGTTCTGGAGGGAAAAGAACTGGAGTTCTACCTGAGGAAGATCAAGGCCAAGAAAGGCAAATAA
- the best4 gene encoding bestrophin-4, which produces MTVSYTLEVANARFAGFTKLLFRWKGSIYKLLYKEFLVFCFLYGLFSVIYRCVLSEVQQELFERAARHCNKFAKLIPMSFVLGFYISTAFQRWWGQYTSFPLPDNLMMVVSGNVHGVDERGRMMRRTLMRYANLSSVLILRSISTRVRKRFRTLEDIVEAGFMTEEELKTLNHLHSDFNKYWMPLTWFANLASRAREEGRVKDDIALRLLMDELNNYRGKCSMLFHYDWISIPLVYTQVVTVAVYSFFAFCLIGRQFVRPEKADDLKVHVDLYVPVFTLLEFFFYAGWLKVGELIINPFGEDDDDFETNQLIDRNIQVSMLAVDDMHQNLPPLQKDKYWMDKALSRAFAPARPVFMGSTYDMRVTDEDVEEVMADYRTLPVSVWPPAARKQKKSRGVKQLCCCSKHAEENACEREAEKINMIPNKTSAPEQCEDTTQTQCEVALEQSDEDQHTDQTSSDH; this is translated from the exons ATGACGGTGTCGTACACGCTGGAGGTAGCGAACGCCCGTTTCGCCGGATTTACTAAACTTCTGTTCCGATGGAAGGGCAGCATTTACAAACTGCTCTATAAAGAGTTCCTCGTCTTCTGCTTCCTGTACGGCCTCTTCAGTGTCatatacag GTGTGTATTAAGTGAAGTTCAGCAGGAGCTTTTTGAGAGAGCTGCACGTCACTGTAATAAATTCGCTAAACTCATTCCCATGTCATTTGTTCTTG gttttTACATCTCCACGGCGTTCCAGCGTTGGTGGGGTCAGTACACCAGTTTTCCTCTTCCTGATAATCTGATGATGGTGGTTTCGGGGAACGTGCACGGTGTTGATGAGCGCGGTCGGATGATGAGGCGTACGCTCATGAGATACGCTAACCTGTCGTCCGTCCTCATCCTGCGCTCCATCAGCACACGCGTACGCAAGCGCTTCCGCACACTCGAAGATATCGTGGAGGCAG GATTTATGACTGAGGAGGAGTTAAAGACTCTGAATCATCTGCACTCAGACTTTAATAAATATTGGATGCCTCTGACGTGGTTCGCTAATTTAGCATCAAGAGCAAGAGAAGAGGGACGAGTGAAAGATGACATCGCTCTCAGACTGCTGATGGAC gagctGAATAATTACAGAGGGAAATGCAGCATGCTCTTTCACTATGACTGGATCAGCATTCCGCTCGTCTACACTCAg GTGGTTACGGTAGCCGTGTACTCCTTCTTTGCGTTCTGTCTGATCGGACGTCAGTTTGTGAGGCCGGAGAAAGCGGACGATCTGAAAGTCCATGTGGATCTGTACGTCCCGGTCTTCACGCTGCTCGAGTTCTTCTTCTACGCCGGCTGGCTGAAG GTCGGGGAACTGATCATCAACCCGTTTGGTGAGGACGATGATGATTTTGAAACGAATCAGCTGATAGATCGAAACATTCAG GTGTCGATGCTCGCTGTGGACGACATGCACCAGAACCTTCCTCCTCTTCAGAAGGACAAATACTGGATGGATAAAGCTCTGAGTCGCGCGTTCGCTCCAGCGCGGCCCGTCTTTATGGGCTCTACATACGACAtgag GGTGACTGATGAGGACGTGGAGGAGGTGATGGCTGATTACCGGACGCTGCCGGTCAGCGTGTGGCCGCCGGCCGCACGGAAACAGAAGAAAAGTCGAGGAGTAAAGCAACTCTGCTGCTGTAGTAAACACGCTGAAGAGAACGCGTGTGAAAGAGAAGCCgagaaaataaacatgataCCAAATAAAACCTCCGCTCCAGAACAGTGCGAGGACACGACGCAGACGCAGTGTGAGGTGGCTTTAGAGCAGTCTGATGAAGACCAGCACACAGATCAGACCAGTTCAGATCACTGA